The Castor canadensis chromosome X, mCasCan1.hap1v2, whole genome shotgun sequence genome includes a region encoding these proteins:
- the LOC141419525 gene encoding uncharacterized protein isoform X1, translating to MVTDSSVLKNDMKQRLAKERRQERKRQEEANKEMQLLEKERKAKLQFEKQLEEKQRKIKEQKEKDERRRLSSEKRKQNLEAETEKYRAAVSRTMQWSTRFDQRSKRCSWDGSTENTENKNGKRELKRSSSLNRKDRRERSHGDNQYVNKPVISNHVLRYIQVPIRSHSSDELKTSTVLSMLGVKMNLHTKLDMTPLEKADTPLEANMSISPKASMAIPSKQSEVPPEVIVEVPPQVNVEAAPKMNIEVTPKENVEMPPQGNTDVQPAVHPMVSIATTPMASMESPVLSLDSLPLSVESSPLVSVEASPVVSLDTSPETSMAISPEVGIDPASMEASTETNADETSVEVLPEVNVEENLEAHLEGKAGRSSDASMKGPSKDSITPPKVIVDVASQTSVDMPCKVPSERREEQRLRVNLRVMSKNTICEGTSRLEEAPKVLTKNHHVTHEEEDKKEDKPRDKMESRKEDMADEEPAEVQDEDGFQEQGLKMNKEFQPEDDHGFPQTLKKIMKRTRETDGKASETSDKDTSEEDEADDEDEIEGDEDPLDELSASGIQHRNSSSKPKMPCKNAMRRPQKLAVLQAATSEGD from the exons ATGG TAACCGATAGCTCTGTTCTTAAAAACGACATGAAGCAAAGATTAGCAAAAGAACGTAGACAAGAAAGAAAACGACAAGAGGAAG CCAATAAAGAGATGCAACTCCTTGAGAAGGAACGGAAAGCAAAACTTCAGTTTGAAAAGCAACTGGAAGAAAAACAACGGAAGataaaagagcaaaaagaaaaggatgagcGAAGGAGACTAtcttcagaaaagagaaaacagaatttaGAAGCTGAAACA gagaaaTATAGAGCTGCTGTTTCGCGTACTATGCAATGGAGTACTCGTTTTGATCAGCGATCAAAGAGATGTTCATGGGACGGTTCTACTgagaacactgaaaataaaaatg GAAAAAGAGAACTTAAAAGAAGCTCATCTCTGAATAGAAAGGACAGAAGAGAGCGCTCTCATGGTGACAACCAGTATGTGAACAAGCCAG TCATCAGCAATCATGTCCTTCGTTATATACAAGTGCCAATTCGTAGCCACAGCAGTGATGAATTGAAGACTTCCACCGTGCTTTCTATGTTAGGAGTCAAAATGAATCTTCACACAAAGTTAGATATGACTCCCCTGGAGAAAGCAGACACCCCTCTTGAAGCAAATATGAGCATATCCCCCAAAGCTAGCATGGCAATACCATCTAAGCAGTCAGAAGTGCCACCTGAAGTGATCGTGGAGGTGCCCCCCCAGGTGAACGTGGAGGCAGCCCCCAAAATGAACATAGAAGTGACCCCCAAGGAGAATGTGGAAATGCCTCCTCAGGGGAATACAGATGTGCAACCTGCTGTACACCCCATGGTGAGCATAGCTACTACTCCCATGGCTAGCATGGAATCCCCTGTGTTAAGCTTAGACTCATTGCCTTTGAGCGTGGAATCATCCCCATTGGTGAGTGTGGAGGCATCACCAGTGGTGAGTTTGGACACCTCCCCTGAGACCAGCATGGCTATATCTCCTGAAGTTGGCATAGACCCAGCTAGCATGGAAGCGTCCACTGAGACAAATGCGGATGAGACCAGTGTGGAAGTCCTACCCGAAGTTAATGTAGAAGAGAACTTGGAAGCTCATCTTGAGGGAAAAGCTGGAAGATCATCAGACGCAAGTATGAAAGGACCATCTAAGGATAGCATAACACCTCCTAAAGTGATTGTAGATGTGGCATCACAGACAAGTGTAGACATGCCATGCAAG GTTCcatcagaaagaagagaagaacagCGTCTACGAGTAAATCTGAGGGTGATGTCCAAAAACACGATCTGTGAAG GAACCTCAAGGCTGGAAGAAGCCCCCAAAGTTTTGACCAAAAATCACCATGTCACTCATGAAgaagaagacaagaaagaagacaaaCCGCGTGACAAAATGGAATCTAG GAAAGAAGACATGGCAGATGAAGAACCAGCAGAAGTACAAGATGAAGATGGATTTCAAGAACAaggtttaaaaatgaataaagaattccaGCCAGAAGATGATCACGGATTTCCCCAG ACACTTAAGAAAATCATGAAGCGGACGAGAGAGACAGATGGGAAG GCTTCAGAAACATCTGACAAGGACACATCTGAAGAGGATGAGGCTGACGATGAGGATGAAATAGAGGGTGATGAAGACCCCCTGGATGAACTGTCTGCATCAG GCATCCAACATAGAAATTCATCTTCCAAACCCAAGATGCCTTGTAAAAATGCCATGAGAAGACCTCAAAAGCTGGCGGTTTTACAAGCTGCAACCAGTGAGGGCGACTAG
- the LOC141419525 gene encoding uncharacterized protein isoform X2, whose protein sequence is MVTDSSVLKNDMKQRLAKERRQERKRQEEANKEMQLLEKERKAKLQFEKQLEEKQRKIKEQKEKDERRRLSSEKRKQNLEAETEKYRAAVSRTMQWSTRFDQRSKRCSWDGSTENTENKNGKRELKRSSSLNRKDRRERSHGDNQYVNKPVISNHVLRYIQVPIRSHSSDELKTSTVLSMLGVKMNLHTKLDMTPLEKADTPLEANMSISPKASMAIPSKQSEVPPEVIVEVPPQVNVEAAPKMNIEVTPKENVEMPPQGNTDVQPAVHPMVSIATTPMASMESPVLSLDSLPLSVESSPLVSVEASPVVSLDTSPETSMAISPEVGIDPASMEASTETNADETSVEVLPEVNVEENLEAHLEGKAGRSSDASMKGPSKDSITPPKVIVDVASQTSVDMPCKVPSERREEQRLRVNLRVMSKNTICEGTSRLEEAPKVLTKNHHVTHEEEDKKEDKPRDKMESRKEDMADEEPAEVQDEDGFQEQGLKMNKEFQPEDDHGFPQELTSTQN, encoded by the exons ATGG TAACCGATAGCTCTGTTCTTAAAAACGACATGAAGCAAAGATTAGCAAAAGAACGTAGACAAGAAAGAAAACGACAAGAGGAAG CCAATAAAGAGATGCAACTCCTTGAGAAGGAACGGAAAGCAAAACTTCAGTTTGAAAAGCAACTGGAAGAAAAACAACGGAAGataaaagagcaaaaagaaaaggatgagcGAAGGAGACTAtcttcagaaaagagaaaacagaatttaGAAGCTGAAACA gagaaaTATAGAGCTGCTGTTTCGCGTACTATGCAATGGAGTACTCGTTTTGATCAGCGATCAAAGAGATGTTCATGGGACGGTTCTACTgagaacactgaaaataaaaatg GAAAAAGAGAACTTAAAAGAAGCTCATCTCTGAATAGAAAGGACAGAAGAGAGCGCTCTCATGGTGACAACCAGTATGTGAACAAGCCAG TCATCAGCAATCATGTCCTTCGTTATATACAAGTGCCAATTCGTAGCCACAGCAGTGATGAATTGAAGACTTCCACCGTGCTTTCTATGTTAGGAGTCAAAATGAATCTTCACACAAAGTTAGATATGACTCCCCTGGAGAAAGCAGACACCCCTCTTGAAGCAAATATGAGCATATCCCCCAAAGCTAGCATGGCAATACCATCTAAGCAGTCAGAAGTGCCACCTGAAGTGATCGTGGAGGTGCCCCCCCAGGTGAACGTGGAGGCAGCCCCCAAAATGAACATAGAAGTGACCCCCAAGGAGAATGTGGAAATGCCTCCTCAGGGGAATACAGATGTGCAACCTGCTGTACACCCCATGGTGAGCATAGCTACTACTCCCATGGCTAGCATGGAATCCCCTGTGTTAAGCTTAGACTCATTGCCTTTGAGCGTGGAATCATCCCCATTGGTGAGTGTGGAGGCATCACCAGTGGTGAGTTTGGACACCTCCCCTGAGACCAGCATGGCTATATCTCCTGAAGTTGGCATAGACCCAGCTAGCATGGAAGCGTCCACTGAGACAAATGCGGATGAGACCAGTGTGGAAGTCCTACCCGAAGTTAATGTAGAAGAGAACTTGGAAGCTCATCTTGAGGGAAAAGCTGGAAGATCATCAGACGCAAGTATGAAAGGACCATCTAAGGATAGCATAACACCTCCTAAAGTGATTGTAGATGTGGCATCACAGACAAGTGTAGACATGCCATGCAAG GTTCcatcagaaagaagagaagaacagCGTCTACGAGTAAATCTGAGGGTGATGTCCAAAAACACGATCTGTGAAG GAACCTCAAGGCTGGAAGAAGCCCCCAAAGTTTTGACCAAAAATCACCATGTCACTCATGAAgaagaagacaagaaagaagacaaaCCGCGTGACAAAATGGAATCTAG GAAAGAAGACATGGCAGATGAAGAACCAGCAGAAGTACAAGATGAAGATGGATTTCAAGAACAaggtttaaaaatgaataaagaattccaGCCAGAAGATGATCACGGATTTCCCCAG GAGCTGACTTCTACACAGAATTGA